The Couchioplanes caeruleus nucleotide sequence GTCGTCGAAGTCGAGCTCCGGCAGCGGGTCCTCGGCCTGGCGCAGGTACAGCTCCTCGCCCTCGAGCCAGTCGAGGCTCTCCGGCGTACCGGTCAGTTCGAACGGCGGCTGCCCGAGCCGCTGCAGCACCCAGGCGCCTTCCGGGGTGTCCGCGTCGGGCCGGCGGCCCGCGGTGGTGTGGTGCAGCAGGACGGGCAGCAGCGCGGCGACCGTGGTGGTCGACGGCACCGCCAGGTCGACCTTGCGCTCCGGTCCGATGACGGTGATCCGGCAGAGCTCGCCGGTCGTGGCCGTGGTCACCCGCGGCTCCCTTCGCTGACGAGGCCCGTCTGCATCAGCTTCACGCCGCGACGGGTGACGAGCTGGGCACGGCCCGCCGGCAGCCGGCGCGGGGGCGCCTCGCCGAGGAACTTGCCCTCTTCCTTCGGGTACGAGAACAGGGTCGCCGGGTTGCCCAGCTCCCAGATGCGGCGCACGACGGGGTCCATCATGGCCCGCATCGCGCTGGAGGTGCTGCGCGCGACGATCACGTGCAGTCCGATGGAGACACCCTGGGCCAGCAGCGGGAGCAGCGGCTCCAGGCTCGAGCCGACCCCGATGCCCTTGGTCATCAGGTCGTAGTCGTCGACGACGACGAACAGCTCGGGCCCTTCCCACCAGTCGCGCCGGCGCATCCGCTCCGACGAGATCTCCGCGCCGGGCACCCGCCGGTTCATCGAGACGGAGGCCTGGCCGGCGAGCTCGTACAGCGCGTCGCCGGTGATGCCGGACCCCACCTGGTACGCCGCCGGAATGGCGGTGTCCAGGTCGCGCCGGGAGTCACCGAGCACGACCTTCGCCTGCTCCGGCGAGTAGTGCCGCTGGATGGCGCGCAGCACCAGCCGCAGCATGTTCGTCTTGCCGGTCTCGCTGTCACCGAACACGAGCATGTGCGGCGTGACCATGAAGTCGTGCCAGACCGGCTCGAGCCGCTGCTCGTCCTGGCCGATGCAGACCTTGAACTCCGGCTGCGGGTCCGGGAGCCGCTCGGCGGGCAGGCGGGTCGGCAGCATCCGTACGGCCCGAGCCGGCGCACCGGTCCAGAACGTGCCGATCTCCTCGACCACCGCCTTGGTGGCCTCGGCCAGGTCGCCGGTCTCCGAGCTGCCGTCGGTGCGCGGCAGCGCGCCGAGGAAGTGCAGCCCGTCGCCGGTGAGCCCGCGGCCGGCCTGGTTCGGCACGGTCGCGGCCTTGCGGGAGCCGACATCGGACTCCATCGGGTCGCCGAGCCGCAGCTCCAGCTTGGTGCCCATGAGGTCGCGCAGCCAGGTCCGCATCTCCGACCAGCGGGTGGCGGTGACGATGACGTGGACCCCGAACGACAGCCCGCGCGAGGCGATCTCCTGGAACTTCGTGTCCAGGTCCATGAAGTCCTGCTTCATCGTGTACCAGCCGTCCACGACGAGGAACACGTGGCCGAACGGGTCGTCGATCTCGCCGCGGGCCCGCGCCGCCAGGTACGACGTCATGGAGTCCAGCCCGCGCCCGGCGAACTCGGCCTCCCGGCGCTCCATCACCTGGAGCACCTCCTCGAGCGTCCGCACCACGCGGTCGCGTTCCATGCGCGTCGCGATCGAGCCGACGTGCGGCAGGCCGGCGATCGAGGCCAGGCCGCCACCGCCGAAGTCCAGCCCGTAGAACTGCACCTCCTGCGGGGTGTTCGTCAGCGCGAGCGACAGCACGAGGCTGCGCAGCAGGGTCGACTTGCCGCTCTGCGGGGCACCGGCGATGCCGACGTGGCCGTCCGCGCCGCCGAGGTCCACTGTGAGCAGCTCGCGCAGCTGTTCCTGCGGCCGGTCGACGATGCCGACGGGCACCCGCAGGCGGCCCTGGGCGGCCGGGTCCGCGACGGTCATGCCACGCACCGGGTCGGGGACCACGCTGGGCAGCAGCGAGTCGAGGCTCGGCGCGGACGACAGCGGCGGCAGCCACACCTGCCGGGCCGGCGGCCCGGATCCGGCGAGCCGGTTGAGCAGCACCTCGACGAGGCTGGGACCGGACGCCGTCTCGGGCGCGGGCTCGTCCTCCGCCGGGGTGTCGGCGGGGCGTACCCGGCCCGGGTCGTGCCGGACCGCGACCTGGCGGGTGGTGAAGGGCACGATCTCCTCGACCACGGCGGGCTCGTCGCCCGCCTCAGCCCCGCCGATCAGACCCTTGCCCGTGTACGGGCCGGAGACGTACGCCGACTTGAACCGTACGAGGTTCGTGGTGTCGACCTTGAGGTAGCCGTTGCCGGGCTCGGGCGGCAGCTCGTACGCCTTGCCCACGCCGATGACCGCCCGGGACTCCATCGAGGAGAACGTCCGCAGCGCCAGCCGGTACGACAGGTGCCCCTCGACCCGGTTGATCCGCCCCTCGTCCAGGCGCTGGGAGGCGAGCAGCAGGTGCACGCCGAGGCTGCGGCCCAGCCGGCCGATCGAGACGAACAGGTCCATGAACTCGCCCTTGCTGCTCAACAGCTCGCTGAACTCGTCGACGATGATGAGCAGCACCGGGAACGGCACCAGCTGAGCGCCGTTCGCGCGGGCCTTCTCGTAGTCGAACAGTGAGGCGTACCCGCTGGCCCGCAGCATCTCCTGGCGCCGGGTCATCTCGCCGTTGAGCGCGTCCTGCATACGGTCGACCAGCGGCAGCTCGTCGGCGAGGTTCGTGATGACCGCCGAGGTGTGCGGCAGCTTCTCCATGCCGATGAAGGTCGCGCCGCCCTTGAAGTCGACGAGGACCAGGTTGAGGATCTCGGAGCTGTGGGTGGCGGCGAGCGCGCAGACCAGCGTCCGCAGCAGCTCGCTCTTGCCGGAACCGGTCGCGCCGATGAGCAGGCCGTGCGGGCCCATGCCGCCCTGCGCGGACTCCTTCAGGTCGAGCTCGATGACCTCGCCGTCCTCGGTCACGCCGATCGGCACCTGCAGCCGGTTGCGCTGCGGCAGCCGCGACCGCCACAGCTGCTGGACGTCGAACGTGTTGGCGTCGCGGATCCCGAGCAATGTGGTCAGGTCGAAGCTGGTCTCCAGTGGCTCCTCGACCACGTCGAGCGTGCCGCTGGTGCGCTTCGGCGCGACCAGCCGGGCCAGCGACTCGGCCGGCACCACGCCGAGGGCGTCGCGGACGGCGGAACCCACCGTCTCGCCGGCCGGGAACTCGACGACGTCGTCCTTCACGGTCAGGCGCAGCACCTTGGGGCCGCCGGGCATGGCGCCGGTGAGGTCCAGCAGCACCACGTTGCGCAGCCCCGCGCCGAGCAGCCGCGAGCTGTCCGGCAGGTCCGCCAGGTGCGCGACGATCACCACGAACGGCTCGGTGGACGACGGCCGGGTGGACCGGTCGTGGTCACCCCGGTCGGTCACCTCCGGCCCGAGCAGGTCCATCAGCTCGTCGTGGGTGCCGGCGAAGAGGCGTACGGGTCCCGCGGCGTCGAAGGCGGTCGGGTGGGCGTTGTGCGGCAGCCACTTGATCCAGTCCCAGTTGCCGCGGTGCACCTCGGGGGCCAGCACGGCCACCCGCAGGTCGTCGGGGGCGTGGAAGGTGACCAGCTGCGCCACCATCGCCCGGACCAGGTCCACCGCCGCGTCGGCGTCGCCCTCGAGCTCGATCGAGGTGAAGCTGCGCAGGCCCACGGAGACCGGAATGCCCGACACCGTCCGGTACGCCTCGGAGAACCGGCGCAGCGAGATCGAGGCCAGCGGCTCCAGGTCCTCGATGGGCTTGGTCTGCGGCGGCAGGAACCGCAGCATCGCGCCCTGCCGGCCGAGCCCGATGCGGACCCGGCCGAAGTCGTCGTGGCTGGGCCGCCGCTCCCACAGCCGGGAGCTCATCGCGACCGACCACAGCCACTCCGGCTGGGGGTTGTTCCAGAGCACGCACTGGCGCTGCTGGTCGGCCGCCGCCCGGGCCTGCTTGCGCAGCTGGGCGATGTACCGCAGGAAGTCCCGGCGCTCGCCGCGCATCTTGCGCTTGCGGTCGGAGGCCGCCTTGCCGATCTGCATGACGCCCATCAGCAGCATGCCGACGGCCATCGCGCCGCCCATCACGTACATGATCGGGGCCCGGCTGTAGAGGCCGAACATCGCCATCATGGCGCCCATGCCGAGGCCCATCGGCACGATCATCGCGAAGGAGCGGAAGTCGAGCGGCGCCTCCTCCGCCATCAGCGGCGGCTCCTGCAGCTCGATCTCGCCGTCGGGCGCCTCGGGGCCGGCCGCCCGCGGCGGTCGCTTGACGGTGACCGTACTCATCCGAGCATCCCGCTGTCCGCGCCGCCGCCGCCCCAGACGGACTCGTCCTGGCGCAGGAGCTTCACCGAGTAGCGGTCGTTGCGGTAGCGCTCGGCGATCCGGTCCTCGTCCTCCTCCTCGCGTTCCTCGGCCGCGCCCAGCGACGGATGCCGAGCCGCCTGCCGTTCCTCGGCCTCCTCCCGCTCCCGGGCCTCGGCCTCCTCCTTCTCGCGCTTACGCTGCTCCTCACGCTCCTGGAGGTACGCCTCGGTCTCGGCGAGCGTCAGGTCCGGCCCGCCGCACTGCATCGGGACCTCGTTCTCCTCGACCATCGGGGCGGTCGCGGAGCGGTTGCGCCGCCACACCGGCAGCGCCGGCGTCGCACCGGGCTCGTGGTCACGCATCGGTCAGCCTTCCCTCACGCTCGTGCCCGTCGCCGTACAGCCACCAGGACTGGCCGGTGTCGTCCCACGCGGACCGGTCGCCGTTGCCGTCGTCGGCGCGCAGCACGGGTACCCGGTCGTCGGCCGGCTCGCCGGGTTCCGCCGGATCGCCGGACCGTTCGCCGGTCCAGGCCGGCTCCTCCTCGGTCAGCAGCTCCGCGGCGTCCGGGCGTTGCGCCGGGTCGCGGTCCTCCGGCTCGGGCACACCGGGCAGGACCGGCGGGATCCCCACCCCGGGTACCGTCACGCCCTCGTGCCAGCCGGTCGCCGGGTCCACCGGTGGCGGCGGCACGGCGCCCAGGCCGGCCCCGCCGGGAGCGGCACCCTGCGGCGCACCGGGTTCGTCGCCGGCACCGCCCGAGTCCCACTCCTGCGGGTCGCCGTCGACGAGTCCGGCGGAGTCGGGGCGTTCCGCTTCCTTCTCCTGCGGTCCGGCGCCGCCGGCCGCGCCGGGAAAACCAGGCATCATCGGTACGCCCGGAGCAAGCGTCCCGGGGTCCGCCGGGCTCTCCACCGGCGCGGACGGCCCACCGGCGAGGCCCATGCCGCCGGGGGCGCTCCCGGCGGGCGCATCGGGCACGCCGTCCGCATCGCCGGGCTGCCACTGCGCCGGATCCCCATCGACCAACCCGGACGCATCGGGCCGCTCCGGCAGGCCACCGCCGGCACCACCACCCGCCGGACCACCACCCGGCATCCCCGGCATCGGCGGAATCCCACCCAGCCCAGCACCACCCGGCACCGCACCGCCCGGCGCATCCGGGACACCGGCAGCCTCGCCCGGCTGCCACTGCGCCGGATCCCCATCGACCAACCCGGACGCATCGGGCCGCTCCGGCAGGCCACCGCCGGCACCACCACCCGCCGGACCACCACCCGGCATCCCCGGCATCGGCGGAATCCCACCCAGCCCAGCACCACCCGGCACCGCACCGCCCGGCGCATCCGGGACACCGGCAGCCTCGCCCGGCTGCCACTGCGCCGGATCCCCATCGACCAACCCGGACGCATCGGGCCGCTCCGGCAGGCCACCGCCGGCACCACCACCCGCCGGACCACCACCCGGCATCCCCGGCATCGGCGGAATCCCACCCAGCCCAGCACCACCCGGCACCGCACCGCCCGGCGCATCCGGGACACCGGCAGCCTCGCCCGGCTGCCACTGCGCCGGATCCCCATCGACCAACCCGGACGCATCCGGCCGCTCCGGCAACCCGTTACCGGCACCACCACCCGCCGGACCACCACCCGGCATCCCCGGCATCGGCGGAATCCCACCCAGCCCAGCACCACCCGGATTCGCGCCACTCGGCGCATCCGGAATGTCCACACCCGTACCCGGCGACTCCCAATCCGACGGCTCACCACCGACCAGACCGGACGCATCCGGGCGCTCCGGGATGCCGGCGCCGCCGCCACCGCCGGCCGGGCCACCACCCGGCATCCCCGGCATCGGCGGAATCCCACCCAGCCCAGCACCACCCGGATTGGCACCGCCCGGCGCGTCCGGCACGTCGACCGCGCCCGTGCCGGGGGTCCAGTCGTTCTCGTCGCCGCCGAGCAGACCGGAGGCGTCCGGCCGCTCCGGGATCCCCGCGCCGGAACCCCCGCCCATGCCGCTACCGGCCGGGCCCCCGCCGGGCATGAACGGCATGCCGCCGCCCGTGCCCGGGGCGTTGACGCCGGGGCCGAACGCGTCGGACGCGCCCGGCGCGCTCGGAATCGTCGGCGGGTTCACGTCGCCGATCCCGCCGGCACCGGGGCCGCCCCCGCCGACGCCGCCGGCACCGGGCAGGTCGTTCAGGCCGGGCGCCTTCGGCACCGAGGGTGGGTTGACGTCACCGGCGCCGCCCGCACCGGGCGATTTCGGCACGTCGCCCAGGCCGGCTCCGGGGCGGTCACGGTCGTCGGCGCCGAGTGCGCCGGGGCCCGGCGGCACCACCGGTGGCACGAAGCCGGGACCGTTGCCGGTACCGGGCGGGCCGTCGACCTGCGGGGTCTCGAAGTCGCCGGGTCCGTTGCCCGGGCCGTCCAGTCCGGGCGGACCCTCCACATCGGGCGCGGTGAGGTTGTCCGGGCCGCCGCCCAGCGCCGACACATCGGGGGGCCCGTCCACGCCGGGCGGGTTGACGTCCTTCGGGCCGCCGTTCGGGTTGTCCAGACCGGGGGGTCCGTCCACCGCCGGCGGGGTGAGGTTGTTGCCGGGCGGGGTCAGGTTGTTCCCCGGCGGGGTGAGGTCGTTGCCCGGTGGCGTGAGGTTGTTGCCCGGCGGGGTCAGGTTGTTCCCCGGCGGGGTGAGGTTGTTCCCCGGCGGCGTCAGGTTGTTGCCCGGCGGGGTGGGCAACGGTGGCGGGCTCAGCGTGGTGAGGTTCGGCGGGGTGATCGAGGTGAGGTTGAAGTTGTTCGTCGGTATCGGGCCGGTCGTGATCTTCGGATCGCCGGTACCGGTCGGCGGCGTCACCGCGCTGTACGTCATCTGGTACTGCGTGGCGAGCTGGTCGACGACCTGGGCCATCTGCTCGGTCATCGGCTTGGCGAACCGGGTCTTGCTGATGGCGATCCCGTTGCTGCCCGACGGCGCGCCGTCGGCCGCGGCGATCTGCGCCCACGCCACATCGAGCTTGTTGATCGCATCCTGGGCCCAGGCGAGGTAGCGGGCGCTGTTCCACAGCTGGTTGGGCACCGACTGGGTGCCGTTGGTGCCGTCCGCGCCGGCGATGTGCTCGGCCTGGTTGCCGAGGAACTCGGCGAAGTAGTCCATCTTGGCCAGGAACGCGTCGGCCGCCTGCCCCTGCCAGGCCTTGTCCTTGCCCGCGATGGCGTGGGAGTGGTCCCGCAGCATGTTCTCGAGCCAGCTCAGCGTCTGGTACGCCAGCTGGAACGCCCCCGACGCGTCGGCCAGCGACTGCGGATCCACGAGCGACTTGGCCAGCGCCCGGGCGTCGTCGTTGCCCAGCGCGGAGCCCCCGTTCACCGACGCCTTGATCTTGCGCCAGCCGGGCGGGTCCTCGTGCACCCACTTCTTGTAGTCCTCGAGGTCGGAGACGTCGATCTGCGCCTGCATGAAGGTGGCAGCCGGGTCGACGTCCCTCTGCCAATTCTCCTTCTTCGGATCCTCGGGCATGGCGGGAGCTTCTCCTCCAGATAGGACTACGTGCGTGGGGCGGGGACGGCGCCGGCCGTCAGGTGTTGAACTGGGGGTCGGGGGTGCCCTGGGGAAGGTCGGTGGAGCTGCCCGTGCCGTTGTTCTTCAGCTTCGCGATCTCGGCCCAGGCGGTCTCCATGGCCTCGGTCAGCTGGTCACCGGTCATCTTGTTGAGCTCTTCGCCGGTCTCGTATTCCTTGATCATGGCGGTGAGGTTCCTGCGCAGGTTGTAGATCGCCTGATGCACCGTCATGAGCAGTTCCATCGTGTCGCCGCGCAGGCCGTCGTCGTTGCCGCCGGTACCCTGGATCTTGCGGCGCAGCAGCTCGGCCTTCGCGAAGCCGCCAGGCTTGAGGTTGACCTTCTCGATCTCGCTGCGGGCCTTCCAGGCGAGCCCGCCGGTGCCGTCCGGCTCGATCGCCTCGAGCTGCTTGACGAAGTGCTGCAGCGCCTGGGTGTTCACGGCCACGCCGTTGCCCTGCTTCTGCGAGTCGCTCCACTCGTGCACGACGGGCGGCACGAAACCGGAATCGCCGTTGACGCCGTAGTTGTTGCCGTCGCCGGGCTTGTGCTCGTACTCGACGCTGTCCTTGTTCGCGGATTTCTTCTGGTAGTCCGCGACGATCTTCTTCCAGTGCTCGGTCTCGATGACCTCGTTCTTGTAGTAGTTGTAGGCGTCCTTTTCCTCCTGCGTGTAGCCCTCGAAGTTGAACCGGTTCGGGTAGTTCGGATTGCTGGGCTGGTTCCGCTGAATGTCGGCCTGGACGCGGTCGACCAGGTTCTGGATCCAGTTATCCGGCTTGTGGTGGTCCTGGTTCCACTTGTCGAGAATTCCGACGGCCTCGATCGACTCGTCGGTGGGGGTGTTGAAATCGATGGACATGGCGCACGGCCTTTCTCGGGCGCTTACCTGGAGGGGACAGACGCCGACGGCCCGGGTCATGACTCCGGGCCGGCGGGACTGCCGGCCACCGCGCCGATCGGACACGGCAGCCGGCGGCGGGGTCAGCCGCCGCGGACGTCGTTCCAGATGGCCGCGTGCCGCTGCTCGGTGGTGCCGTAGTTGTCCGAGATCTGCAGCAGCGTCACCCGGGCCTGCTCCAGGTACACGGTCATCTCGTTGGCGGCCTGGTTCCAGGCGGCCTTCGAGACGTGGTACTGGGTCCGCGCGTCACCGGTCCAGTCCTGCAGCGACTTCTCGACGTAGCGCTCCATGTCGCCCAGCGCCGTCTTGATGTCGTTGTTGATCTTGTTCATGTCGAACAGCGTGGCGTCAGCCGTGCTGAAGTCGAAACGGTAGTTGGACACCGCGTTCCTTTCTGAGAAGTCGAGGGGGCAGCGGGATCGTCAGACGCCCGGCAGCGCCGAGGCGAAGGACTGGGCCGCGGACGCGGCGGTGTTCTCCGCCTCGCGGTAGCCCTTCGTGGTCACGCCCATCACGTCGAGCATGGTGATGAGCTCGTTGATGACCTTCTGGAAGGAGCGCTCCCAGCTGTCCATGGCGTTGTTGAAGCCCTTGGACGCGTCACCGGTCCAGGTGGCCTGCAGCGCCGCCATCTGCGAGTTGACGCTCTGCAGATTGCCGTTGAACTGGGTCACCCGGTTCGAGAATTCCTGGGCTGCCGCCTGCATGCCCTGTTCGGTTGTCTGCACCACTGGCATGGTCACAGCGACACTCCTTTCGTCGTGCTCGGCTTGGAGGGACGACGCCGGACGCGGTCGCGCGATCCGGCGTTCGCAGAAAAGAGTGTTGATGGATGTCGACGGGTGAGGGCAAGGCGGAACGCCGCGGATGTCCGAACGTCGTCCCCGATCTGCCTTCTTCGACCCACCCGCCCCGGGTACCGGCGGAGAGCTCGGGAAGAACGCCTGCACTTTCGTCCCCGTCTCTCGCCGATCCCTTGGTACGCGCCCGGACGCCGCCCTCTACTGGGATCGGCCGAGGGGAAGGGAGACCGGGCTGATGGACTTCAACCAACGCATCGAGCACCTGTTCGAGGAGTACGAGCGGCAGCGCTCGAGCCTGACCACGATGCAGCAGAAGATGCGCGAGATCTCGGTCTCCGCCACGTCGCCCCGGCGCGAGGTCACCGTGACGGTCGGGCAGAACGGCACGCTCACCGACGTCACGTTCCCGACCGGCGCGTACAAGCGGCTCACCCCGGCCGAGCTGACCGCCGTCATCCTGCAGACGTACGCGGAGGCCAAGGAGCAGGTCGTGCAGCAGACCGCCGAGCTGCTGGCACCCGTACTCCCGGAGGGCATGGACGCGCAGCAGCTGGCCCGCGGCACCGCCGGCGCCGACATGTTCCTGCCGGCCGAGCCGCGGATGGCCACGAGCGTGCGCGAGTTCCTCAACCTGGGCCGAGCCGAACGATGAGCGGCGAACCCCGCGGCCAGATGTGGGTCGATCCCGAGGGCGTCGTCCAGCTCGGCGACTCGTACGCCGAGCACGGCGCCCTGTACGAGGGCTACATCACCCAGCTCGAGCAGCTGCGCAGCCGGTACGGGAAGAGCTGGGGCGACGACGACATGGGTCAGGCGTTCTCGCAGAGGTTCCTCGAGGGCCTCG carries:
- the eccCa gene encoding type VII secretion protein EccCa, with protein sequence MSTVTVKRPPRAAGPEAPDGEIELQEPPLMAEEAPLDFRSFAMIVPMGLGMGAMMAMFGLYSRAPIMYVMGGAMAVGMLLMGVMQIGKAASDRKRKMRGERRDFLRYIAQLRKQARAAADQQRQCVLWNNPQPEWLWSVAMSSRLWERRPSHDDFGRVRIGLGRQGAMLRFLPPQTKPIEDLEPLASISLRRFSEAYRTVSGIPVSVGLRSFTSIELEGDADAAVDLVRAMVAQLVTFHAPDDLRVAVLAPEVHRGNWDWIKWLPHNAHPTAFDAAGPVRLFAGTHDELMDLLGPEVTDRGDHDRSTRPSSTEPFVVIVAHLADLPDSSRLLGAGLRNVVLLDLTGAMPGGPKVLRLTVKDDVVEFPAGETVGSAVRDALGVVPAESLARLVAPKRTSGTLDVVEEPLETSFDLTTLLGIRDANTFDVQQLWRSRLPQRNRLQVPIGVTEDGEVIELDLKESAQGGMGPHGLLIGATGSGKSELLRTLVCALAATHSSEILNLVLVDFKGGATFIGMEKLPHTSAVITNLADELPLVDRMQDALNGEMTRRQEMLRASGYASLFDYEKARANGAQLVPFPVLLIIVDEFSELLSSKGEFMDLFVSIGRLGRSLGVHLLLASQRLDEGRINRVEGHLSYRLALRTFSSMESRAVIGVGKAYELPPEPGNGYLKVDTTNLVRFKSAYVSGPYTGKGLIGGAEAGDEPAVVEEIVPFTTRQVAVRHDPGRVRPADTPAEDEPAPETASGPSLVEVLLNRLAGSGPPARQVWLPPLSSAPSLDSLLPSVVPDPVRGMTVADPAAQGRLRVPVGIVDRPQEQLRELLTVDLGGADGHVGIAGAPQSGKSTLLRSLVLSLALTNTPQEVQFYGLDFGGGGLASIAGLPHVGSIATRMERDRVVRTLEEVLQVMERREAEFAGRGLDSMTSYLAARARGEIDDPFGHVFLVVDGWYTMKQDFMDLDTKFQEIASRGLSFGVHVIVTATRWSEMRTWLRDLMGTKLELRLGDPMESDVGSRKAATVPNQAGRGLTGDGLHFLGALPRTDGSSETGDLAEATKAVVEEIGTFWTGAPARAVRMLPTRLPAERLPDPQPEFKVCIGQDEQRLEPVWHDFMVTPHMLVFGDSETGKTNMLRLVLRAIQRHYSPEQAKVVLGDSRRDLDTAIPAAYQVGSGITGDALYELAGQASVSMNRRVPGAEISSERMRRRDWWEGPELFVVVDDYDLMTKGIGVGSSLEPLLPLLAQGVSIGLHVIVARSTSSAMRAMMDPVVRRIWELGNPATLFSYPKEEGKFLGEAPPRRLPAGRAQLVTRRGVKLMQTGLVSEGSRG
- a CDS encoding YbaB/EbfC family nucleoid-associated protein, with protein sequence MDFNQRIEHLFEEYERQRSSLTTMQQKMREISVSATSPRREVTVTVGQNGTLTDVTFPTGAYKRLTPAELTAVILQTYAEAKEQVVQQTAELLAPVLPEGMDAQQLARGTAGADMFLPAEPRMATSVREFLNLGRAER
- a CDS encoding WXG100 family type VII secretion target — translated: MSNYRFDFSTADATLFDMNKINNDIKTALGDMERYVEKSLQDWTGDARTQYHVSKAAWNQAANEMTVYLEQARVTLLQISDNYGTTEQRHAAIWNDVRGG
- a CDS encoding WXG100 family type VII secretion target yields the protein MTMPVVQTTEQGMQAAAQEFSNRVTQFNGNLQSVNSQMAALQATWTGDASKGFNNAMDSWERSFQKVINELITMLDVMGVTTKGYREAENTAASAAQSFASALPGV